The Methylorubrum populi genome contains a region encoding:
- a CDS encoding putative peptidoglycan glycosyltransferase FtsW, whose translation MMSRAERSPLADWWWTVDRGLLAGLGCLMVAGLVFLMGGGPPVAERIGLPTFYFLNRQAMYLAPTILLIVAVSFLSVRHIRRFALVTWLLGVTLCVLAGKFGPEIKGAHRWIQFGSFGLQPSEFVKPAFVVVAAWAFSEGAQRRDMPGGLLAILLLPVTIVPLILQPDFGQTMLITMVWCALFFVAGLHWFWVAGLGVSGLAGVFAAYTFLHHVRERINRFMDRDSGDSFQEFWSRESFNSGGWFGTGPGEGVAKRHLPDAHTDFIFSVTGEEFGVLVCLGLVALFAYIVIRGLKLARRTDDTFTRLAITGLTTLFGLQACINMAVNTQLMPAKGMTLPFVSYGGSSLISLALGMGFLVALTRKRPRTTATGQRPPGTMPSTVPGLMQ comes from the coding sequence ATGATGTCGCGCGCCGAACGCAGCCCCCTGGCGGACTGGTGGTGGACCGTCGATCGCGGCCTGCTCGCGGGCCTCGGCTGCCTGATGGTGGCCGGCCTCGTCTTCCTGATGGGCGGCGGCCCGCCGGTGGCCGAGCGCATCGGCCTGCCGACCTTCTACTTCCTGAACCGGCAGGCGATGTACCTCGCCCCGACGATTCTGCTCATCGTCGCCGTGTCGTTCCTGTCGGTGCGCCACATCCGCCGCTTCGCGCTGGTCACGTGGCTGCTCGGCGTGACGCTCTGCGTCCTGGCCGGCAAGTTCGGCCCAGAGATCAAGGGCGCGCACCGCTGGATCCAGTTCGGCTCCTTCGGCCTCCAGCCCTCGGAATTCGTGAAGCCCGCCTTCGTGGTGGTCGCCGCCTGGGCCTTCTCGGAAGGGGCCCAGCGCCGCGACATGCCCGGCGGCCTGCTGGCGATCCTGCTCCTGCCGGTGACGATCGTGCCGCTGATCCTGCAGCCCGATTTCGGCCAGACCATGCTGATCACCATGGTGTGGTGCGCCCTGTTCTTCGTCGCGGGCCTGCACTGGTTCTGGGTGGCGGGCCTCGGCGTCAGCGGCCTCGCCGGGGTGTTCGCCGCCTACACCTTCCTCCACCACGTGCGCGAGCGCATCAACCGCTTCATGGATCGCGATTCGGGCGACAGCTTCCAGGAGTTCTGGTCGCGCGAGTCGTTCAATTCGGGCGGCTGGTTCGGCACCGGTCCCGGCGAGGGCGTGGCCAAGCGCCACCTGCCCGACGCGCATACCGACTTCATCTTCTCGGTGACGGGGGAGGAATTCGGCGTGCTGGTCTGCCTGGGCCTCGTCGCCCTGTTCGCCTACATCGTCATCCGCGGGCTGAAGCTCGCGCGACGCACCGACGACACCTTCACGAGGCTCGCCATCACCGGTCTGACCACGCTCTTCGGCCTCCAGGCCTGCATCAACATGGCGGTGAACACGCAGCTCATGCCGGCCAAGGGCATGACCCTGCCGTTCGTCTCCTACGGCGGCTCCTCGCTGATCTCGCTGGCGCTGGGCATGGGTTTCCTCGTGGCGCTCACCCGCAAGCGCCCGCGCACCACGGCGACCGGCCAGCGCCCGCCCGGCACCATGCCCTCGACCGTTCCGGGGCTGATGCAGTGA
- the guaB gene encoding IMP dehydrogenase: MARISADSIIEGLTFDDVLLRPAASSVMPTEVDVATRLTRTIRLNLPIIASAMDTVTEAPMAIAMAQNGGLGVIHRNLEPAEQAEQVRLVKKYESGMVLNPITIHPDETLADAFEVMKKNRISGIPVVERGPNGSRGKLVGILTNRDVRFATDTGQPVAGLMTRDRLITVREGVTQDEAKRLLHQFRIEKLLVVDDHYRCIGLITVKDIEKQVAYPNAVKDEQGRLRVAAATTTGDSGFERAERLIDAGCDVVVVDTAHGHSRKVLDSVARVKQLSNAVQIIAGNVATAEGARALIDAGADAIKVGIGPGSICTTRIVAGVGVPQLTALMEAVEAAQGADVPVIADGGIKFSGDLAKAIAAGASVAMLGSLLAGTDEAPGEVFLYQGRSYKSYRGMGSVGAMARGSADRYFQAEVNDTHKLVPEGIEGQVPYKGPVAAVLHQLAGGLRAAMGYVGAATVPDFQERAQFVRITNAGLRESHVHDVTITRESPNYPSRA; the protein is encoded by the coding sequence ATGGCCCGTATCAGCGCTGACTCGATCATCGAGGGCCTGACCTTCGACGACGTGCTGCTGCGCCCCGCCGCCTCCTCGGTGATGCCCACCGAGGTCGATGTCGCGACCCGCCTCACCCGCACGATCCGGCTCAACCTGCCGATCATCGCCTCCGCCATGGACACCGTCACCGAGGCGCCGATGGCGATCGCCATGGCGCAGAACGGCGGGCTCGGCGTGATCCACCGCAACCTGGAGCCGGCCGAGCAGGCCGAGCAGGTCCGCCTCGTCAAGAAGTACGAGTCGGGCATGGTGCTCAACCCCATCACCATCCACCCCGACGAGACGCTCGCCGACGCCTTCGAGGTGATGAAGAAGAACCGGATCTCCGGCATTCCGGTGGTCGAGCGCGGCCCCAACGGCTCGCGCGGAAAGCTCGTCGGCATCCTGACGAACCGCGACGTGCGCTTCGCCACCGATACCGGCCAGCCCGTGGCCGGGCTGATGACCCGCGACCGGCTCATCACCGTGCGCGAGGGCGTGACGCAGGACGAGGCCAAGCGCCTGCTGCACCAGTTCCGCATCGAGAAGCTGCTCGTCGTCGACGACCACTACCGCTGCATCGGCCTGATCACGGTCAAGGACATCGAGAAGCAGGTCGCCTACCCGAACGCGGTCAAGGACGAGCAGGGCCGCCTGCGCGTGGCGGCGGCGACCACCACGGGCGATTCCGGCTTCGAGCGGGCCGAGCGCCTGATCGATGCGGGCTGCGACGTGGTCGTGGTCGATACCGCCCACGGCCATTCCCGCAAGGTGCTCGACAGCGTGGCGCGGGTGAAGCAGCTCTCCAACGCGGTTCAGATCATCGCCGGCAACGTCGCCACCGCCGAGGGCGCCCGCGCCCTGATCGATGCCGGCGCCGACGCGATCAAGGTCGGCATCGGCCCGGGCTCGATCTGCACCACCCGCATCGTCGCGGGCGTCGGCGTGCCCCAGCTCACGGCGCTGATGGAGGCGGTCGAGGCGGCGCAAGGCGCGGACGTGCCGGTGATCGCCGACGGCGGCATCAAGTTCTCCGGCGATCTCGCCAAGGCGATCGCGGCCGGCGCCTCGGTGGCGATGCTGGGCTCGCTGCTCGCGGGCACCGACGAGGCGCCGGGCGAGGTGTTCCTCTACCAGGGCCGCTCCTACAAGAGCTATCGCGGCATGGGCTCGGTGGGCGCCATGGCCCGCGGCTCGGCCGACCGCTACTTCCAGGCCGAGGTCAACGACACCCACAAGCTGGTGCCGGAGGGCATCGAGGGGCAGGTGCCCTACAAGGGGCCGGTCGCGGCGGTGCTGCACCAGCTCGCCGGCGGCCTGCGTGCCGCCATGGGCTACGTGGGCGCCGCGACGGTGCCGGACTTCCAGGAGCGGGCGCAGTTCGTGCGCATCACCAATGCGGGCCTGCGCGAGAGCCACGTCCACGACGTGACCATCACCCGCGAGAGCCCGAACTACCCGAGCCGCGCCTGA